One region of Ignavibacteriota bacterium genomic DNA includes:
- a CDS encoding GGDEF domain-containing protein, whose translation MVSISSLGLSIVVDVFWIRIIMLFVGMGSAIALYMLLPVSRHEENEDSDLPSQNYSQPESSHVKKIVFDDLHSDYGKHIETEHEEPFEESVTRVQPISEVKKNEPQIINDMNEVPKVIPEKPALEGFPTIKKELKPPREFQVNDFFDANSELFRDEAEPRAEFNYLLNKVLAAIKETLFAHTVGFFWSNQEKLQMILEARITDSNCFMNTRRFSLGNDLVSKVAFTGKPELLTSVNPASELELFMYYNSASGVKSFAGVPVFYTNTTTEPMPEFPVAVLTVDSIVEDAFGEETIEQLGRFTKLISSLIKSYTSKYELLVESEVLSSLKKMQSRLRGDFTVFSVVQSLAEETSKLVSWDFLTVVLFDETKNAWNAKKIMNRSYEPYIGPEQVIEFPNSIAGHTIKNNQFTIVENLEKSPLPRFYKEEKVTTQGSFLSIPISSMNKCYGSLNIESREPANYSRQDVTTLTRLTESAATTLEILYLNDIIKEHVIIDEVTGMYSKKFFMQRINEELQRAEDTDVELAMLMMSVDHAQEISQRHGVEGFERVITVLSKALRSSIRPYDVVGRLDDNKFGILLISTSASDAQIWAEKIRMNIASLTIPLEDKSFSVTLSIGVCGVVQGMKREELFASTVTVLHRATETGGNAVRIY comes from the coding sequence ATGGTCAGTATTTCGTCGCTCGGATTAAGTATTGTTGTCGATGTATTTTGGATTCGCATTATCATGCTGTTTGTCGGCATGGGTTCGGCGATTGCATTGTACATGTTGTTACCGGTTTCCCGGCACGAAGAAAATGAAGATTCAGATTTACCGTCACAGAATTACTCACAACCTGAAAGTTCACACGTGAAGAAAATTGTTTTTGATGACCTTCACTCAGACTATGGAAAACATATCGAGACTGAGCATGAAGAACCTTTCGAAGAATCAGTAACAAGAGTTCAACCGATAAGTGAAGTGAAAAAAAATGAACCGCAAATCATTAACGACATGAATGAAGTACCAAAGGTGATTCCTGAAAAACCCGCTTTGGAAGGGTTTCCAACTATCAAGAAAGAATTAAAACCACCGCGTGAATTTCAGGTGAACGATTTTTTTGATGCGAACTCGGAATTGTTCCGTGATGAAGCAGAACCGCGTGCAGAATTTAATTATTTGTTGAATAAAGTTCTTGCGGCTATTAAGGAAACACTGTTTGCACACACCGTTGGTTTTTTCTGGTCGAATCAGGAAAAGTTACAGATGATTCTTGAAGCGAGAATTACGGACAGCAATTGTTTTATGAACACTCGCCGGTTCAGTCTCGGAAATGATTTGGTGAGCAAAGTAGCGTTTACCGGGAAACCGGAGTTGCTTACTTCCGTGAACCCTGCTTCGGAACTTGAGTTGTTCATGTATTATAATTCGGCATCCGGTGTGAAATCATTTGCGGGCGTTCCTGTGTTCTATACAAATACAACGACAGAACCGATGCCTGAATTTCCCGTCGCAGTTTTGACGGTTGACAGTATCGTTGAAGATGCGTTTGGCGAAGAGACCATCGAGCAACTTGGCAGATTTACCAAGTTGATTTCATCGCTTATTAAAAGTTATACAAGTAAGTACGAACTACTCGTTGAGTCGGAAGTACTTTCATCGTTGAAGAAAATGCAATCGCGGCTTCGTGGTGATTTTACTGTCTTCAGCGTTGTACAATCACTTGCTGAAGAAACCTCGAAATTGGTGAGTTGGGATTTCCTGACCGTTGTGTTGTTTGATGAAACAAAGAACGCATGGAACGCAAAAAAAATAATGAATCGTTCCTATGAACCGTATATCGGTCCGGAACAGGTGATTGAGTTTCCGAACAGTATTGCCGGACATACAATCAAAAATAATCAATTCACGATTGTTGAGAATTTGGAAAAATCGCCGTTGCCGAGATTTTACAAAGAAGAGAAAGTGACAACACAAGGTTCATTTCTTTCGATTCCGATTAGTTCGATGAATAAGTGTTACGGTTCCTTGAACATCGAAAGCCGTGAACCGGCAAATTATTCCCGTCAGGATGTAACGACGCTGACACGACTCACGGAGAGTGCGGCTACAACGCTTGAGATTCTCTATTTGAATGACATAATCAAAGAGCATGTTATCATTGATGAAGTGACGGGAATGTACTCAAAGAAATTCTTCATGCAGAGAATCAATGAAGAGTTACAGCGTGCGGAAGATACGGACGTGGAGTTAGCAATGCTCATGATGTCCGTTGACCACGCGCAGGAAATTTCCCAACGTCACGGCGTTGAGGGATTTGAACGGGTGATAACGGTTCTCTCAAAAGCGCTTCGTTCAAGTATTCGGCCGTATGATGTAGTCGGAAGATTGGATGATAACAAGTTCGGAATTCTGCTCATCAGTACATCGGCAAGTGATGCGCAAATATGGGCTGAAAAAATAAGAATGAACATTGCAAGTTTAACGATTCCGCTTGAAGACAAGAGTTTTTCTGTGACGCTCAGTATCGGCGTATGCGGTGTAGTTCAAGGTATGAAGCGTGAAGAATTATTCGCAAGCACCGTTACGGTACTTCACCGGGCAACGGAAACGGGCGGAAACGCAGTTAGAATTTATTAA
- a CDS encoding VWA domain-containing protein, with amino-acid sequence MKRYIFFALLFVLFIQGQSLGHIIRQTYKPKIEFYGDLNRTCVPHRGGIAYLDISINTPDVESNKRKPMNLSVVLDRSGSMADARKIDYAKSALNYLIDNLTGEDYFSLVIYDDRVDVLVTPQQVRDKRRLKNLVSEIEPRGSTNLGGGMIEGFQVAEKFVTKELVNRVILLSDGLANQGITDPGELNRTASSYRNKSISLSTMGVGLDYNENLMLSLAESGGGNYYYIESPNQLASIFERELRGLSAIVAQNAFIELELGRGVTVSDVIGSSWNRDSETRIIHLGDLYGNEHRNLTVELNIPEGNGTKRVATGTLKYESRKIDKRRFPTFTVEIYYTDDIAELDKSKNIEVQGKVDVALSTRKVEQAMVALDAGDDGGATQMLEEARSLIQSSDAISNQAAAPMLEEQLESLETFSKELKDETKDKRARKKSIQYQNYQTQKKK; translated from the coding sequence ATGAAACGATATATTTTTTTCGCATTATTGTTTGTCCTTTTCATTCAGGGACAATCACTCGGACACATCATCAGACAAACGTATAAACCAAAGATTGAGTTCTATGGCGATCTCAATCGAACTTGCGTTCCCCATCGCGGCGGAATTGCTTATCTCGACATCTCTATCAACACCCCCGATGTTGAATCAAACAAAAGGAAACCCATGAATCTCTCCGTCGTGCTTGATAGAAGCGGTTCGATGGCAGATGCACGAAAAATTGATTATGCAAAATCTGCTCTCAACTATTTAATTGATAACTTAACCGGAGAAGATTATTTTTCGTTGGTTATTTATGATGACCGGGTTGACGTGCTTGTTACCCCTCAGCAGGTTCGCGACAAACGTCGTCTGAAAAACCTCGTGAGTGAAATTGAACCACGCGGCTCTACCAACTTAGGCGGCGGTATGATTGAAGGTTTCCAAGTGGCAGAAAAGTTCGTCACGAAAGAATTGGTCAATCGTGTCATCCTGCTTTCCGATGGACTTGCGAACCAAGGTATTACGGACCCAGGCGAATTAAATCGAACTGCTTCCAGCTACCGAAATAAATCTATTTCCCTCAGCACGATGGGTGTTGGATTGGATTACAATGAGAACCTCATGCTCAGTCTTGCTGAGTCGGGCGGTGGAAATTATTATTACATCGAAAGCCCCAACCAACTTGCTTCAATCTTTGAGCGAGAGTTACGCGGACTTTCTGCAATCGTTGCGCAAAATGCCTTCATCGAACTCGAACTTGGTCGCGGAGTAACGGTGAGCGATGTAATCGGAAGCAGTTGGAACCGTGATTCCGAAACTCGAATCATTCACCTCGGAGATTTATATGGAAATGAGCACCGAAACCTGACTGTTGAACTGAACATTCCCGAAGGAAACGGAACGAAGCGTGTTGCAACCGGAACATTGAAATATGAATCAAGAAAGATTGACAAACGAAGATTTCCTACATTCACTGTCGAGATTTACTATACCGATGATATTGCAGAGTTAGACAAAAGTAAGAACATCGAAGTTCAAGGGAAAGTTGACGTAGCGCTTTCAACAAGGAAAGTCGAACAGGCAATGGTTGCTTTGGATGCAGGCGATGACGGAGGCGCTACACAGATGTTAGAAGAAGCCCGTTCTCTGATTCAATCTTCCGACGCGATTTCCAACCAAGCCGCTGCGCCAATGCTGGAAGAACAACTTGAATCACTTGAGACGTTTTCCAAAGAATTAAAAGATGAAACCAAAGATAAACGTGCAAGAAAGAAATCCATACAGTATCAAAACTATCAAACGCAGAAGAAAAAGTAG